The following are from one region of the Vulpes vulpes isolate BD-2025 chromosome 14, VulVul3, whole genome shotgun sequence genome:
- the GTSF1L gene encoding gametocyte-specific factor 1-like — protein MEPEALEICPYNPHHRVPLSRFQYHLASCRRKNPKKAKKMASCKYNACHVVPIKNLEEHEAACVNRSTMEEEDSLHPLKASLPNSEQNGNAPPGPPWLPSSDVWNVDGTNCHPMFVLKTFVPQKLVCESDTRQSEREAHPSSLTTPQKTLRTREQTTSSKKEPLTS, from the coding sequence ATGGAGCCAGAAGCCTTAGAAATTTGCCCTTACAACCCTCACCATCGAGTCCCGCTCAGCAGATTTCAGTACCACCTGGCATCCTGCAGGAGAAAGAACCCCAAGAAAGCCAAAAAGATGGCCAGTTGCAAATACAACGCCTGCCACGTGGTCCCCATCAAAAACCTGGAGGAGCATGAGGCTGCCTGTGTCAACAGAAGTACAATGGAGGAAGAGGACAGCTTGCACCCCCTGAAAGCTAGCCTTCCAAATTCAGAGCAGAATGGAAATGCCCCTCCAGGGCCCCCCTGGCTCCCCAGTTCTGATGTCTGGAATGTTGATGGTACTAATTGCCATCCCATGTTTGTCCTTAAGACTTTTGTTCCCCAAAAACTTGTTTGTGAAAGCGATACaagacagtcagagagagaggcccacccctcttccctgaccaccccccAGAAGACCCTCAGAACAAGAGAGCAAACCACCAGCAGCAAAAAGGAGCCACTCACCTCTTAA